One part of the Haliotis asinina isolate JCU_RB_2024 chromosome 2, JCU_Hal_asi_v2, whole genome shotgun sequence genome encodes these proteins:
- the LOC137274170 gene encoding beta-1,3-galactosyltransferase 1-like, with the protein MEIVRNTPWARSIYLLSFLLCVAIMAAYYVGCHRRREVLLDLSIDGVSVDSVLKNAGVSEDGSLEIVLNVPDPSDTITRLKRKGVALQKLVKKVPEVTRTSYPLTMDTPYVINNPYICTNISNLKFLVIVHSATQNFQRRRLIRETWANKNLFKGLNIRILFLFGLTEDDKVQSLIENESVVYGDIVQGNFLDTYHNLTHKGVLSFRWISEHCLHAQMVLKVDDDMFINPFLLLEKFYPLLKSKQRHILCHLRGKGSSPIVRGTGKWKVDDDQFKGYSHYPINYCNGYVVMISTEIILAMYRASYMTPFFWVDDVYLYGLLPLKAGGVTHDQIRNNMTLNVNTGIQCYTKTKKCQYLAVNAWKDGAIETLWYAALQQVTPQMREEINIDVKV; encoded by the coding sequence ATGGAGATTGTAAGGAATACCCCCTGGGCAAGGTCGATCTATCTGCTCTCCTTTTTGCTGTGTGTCGCCATCATGGCGGCCTACTATGTGGGGTGCCACCGCAGGAGGGAGGTACTCCTTGACCTGTCCATAGATGGCGTCAGTGTTGACTCCGTTTTGAAGAACGCCGGTGTGAGCGAAGATGGCTCGCTGGAAATAGTTTTAAACGTTCCAGACCCTTCCGACACAATCACGCGTCTAAAACGAAAGGGTGTGGCTCTACAAAAGCTGGTTAAAAAAGTACCGGAAGTAACCAGAACGTCTTATCCTCTTACTATGGATACCCCGTACGTCATAAACAATCCTTATATATGTACAAACATCAGCAATCTCAAGTTCCTGGTTATAGTGCATAGTGCTACCCAAAACTTCCAGAGACGGCGGCTGATCAGGGAAACCTGGGCCAATAAGAACCTCTTCAAAGGCCTTAACATAAGGATACTGTTTCTGTTTGGTTTGACCGAAGACGACAAGGTTCAGTCTCTAATTGAAAATGAGAGCGTGGTCTACGGTGACATCGTACAGGGCAACTTCTTGGACACTTATCACAACCTGACGCATAAAGGGGTTCTGTCATTCCGCTGGATCTCGGAGCACTGTCTACACGCGCAGATGGTCCTGAAGGTCGACGATGACATGTTCATCAATCCATTTCTCCTCTTAGAAAAGTTCTATCCGCTCCTCAAGTCGAAACAACGACACATTCTATGTCACCTTCGCGGGAAGGGGTCTAGCCCAATAGTACGTGGAACGGGGAAATGGAAGGTTGACGACGATCAATTCAAAGGTTATTCTCACTACCCAATCAACTACTGTAACGGTTATGTTGTGATGATATCAACAGAAATAATTCTGGCGATGTACCGTGCGTCGTACATGACGCCGTTCTTCTGGGTAGACGACGTGTACCTCTATGGATTACTGCCACTGAAAGCTGGGGGTGTCACGCACGATCAGATACGTAACAATATGACGCTGaatgtcaacaccggcatacagTGCTACACGAAAACGAAGAAGTGTCAGTATTTGGCGGTGAACGCCTGGAAAGATGGGGCTATCGAAACACTGTGGTATGCGGCTCTGCAGCAGGTTACACCACAGATGAGAGAGGAAATTAATATTGATGTGAAGGTATGA
- the LOC137274167 gene encoding solute carrier family 28 member 3-like has product MTPDDSRELWETMALTTQSSSEIVNNNNTVVISMKTMGQCKAVEEEDAVHDTENMNTVDGDDFSDVEDEEGGNCCSRKTTSLRTCIPCFVPACIQGRCRTIVKCSLLVLYLIYFVFSMLLTFGDEGSIRLLVFTIFGGMLLISKVVRKHIIPRFNWTERKLTFQDKKVFAKARRIAKWLLYVSTSTSIVVFLVLEVGMKEPRNLVSVGGLAFFIVVAFLFSNRPAKVNWHTVFWSVALQFMLALFILRTDVGSGSVAWMAERVNNVLKNSRRGSEFMFGKSYRDHNLIFGSFPCIFFINALVAVMYYVGAMQWFVKVIGRFLRWSLAITDRESICVATNIFIDYPSTGLAMKPYMELMSRSEIFTVLVAGQASVSGSFIGVVSSFGVSVSYLIPACVMSAPASIAISKLLYPETRAINNKDTCDVGSKKYTSVFEAASIGATSSIHVFGSIVINLYVFYGLLSLINSTLGWFGDRVNVNDLTFEFICSYIFWPLAAIMGADIRDCGNIGKLVGYKLMGSASLAYYQLSTMSGNRRVFQDYMDSTNGTGAYRNIQDDLYLDGWNRTLQYGYITEKSEVISTYALCGMSNFVSIGISLAVFYTIVPKKQKFVTKKIVLSMFSANLACFMTACFAGLLYSV; this is encoded by the exons ATGACACCAGATGATTCAAGGGAACTGTGGGAGACCATGGCCCTCACCACTCAGAGCAGTTCAGAG AtcgtcaacaacaacaacaccgtGGTGATCAGCATGAAAACAATGGGACAATGTAAGGCCGTAGAGGAGGAGGACGCGGTACATGACACCGAGAATATGAATACTGTTGACGGCGATGACTTTAGTGACGTCGAGGACGAAGAAGGAGGCAACTGTTGTTCCAGGAAGACCACGTCTTTGAGGACCTGCATCCCGTGCTTTGTGCCAGCATGTATTCAAGGACGATGTAGAACTATCGTCAAGTGTTCACTGCTCGTTCTGTATCTGATATATTTTGTCTTTTCCATGCTGTTGACGTTTGGCGATGAAGGCTCTATCAGACTCTTGGTCTTCACCATCTTTGGAGGTATGCTGCTTATCAGTAAAGTTGTGAGAAAACACATCATCCCAAGATTCAACTGGACAGAGAGAAAGCTTACATTCCAAGACAAGAAAGTGTTCGCAAAGGCCAGGAGAATTGCAAAATG GCTGCTATATGTATCTACCAGCACGTCGATCGTGGTGTTCCTTGTGCTTGAGGTGGGCATGAAAGAACCCCGCAACCTCGTCTCTGTAGGGGGACTGGCTTTCTTCATTGTGGTCGCATTCCTTTTCTCCAATCGGCCAGCTAAG GTCAACTGGCATACCGTGTTCTGGTCCGTTGCCCTTCAGTTTATGTTGGCCCTGTTCATCCTGCGTACAGATGTCGGCTCTGGTTCTGTTGCTTGGATGGCAGAGAGAGTCAACAATGTGCTGAAGAATTCAAGGAGGGGTTCAGAGTTCATGTTCGGAAAGAGCTACAGAGACCATAATCTAATATTTGGG TCATTCCCATGTATTTTCTTCATCAACGCACTGGTGGCCGTAATGTACTACGTTGGAGCGATGCAGTGGTTTGTCAAAGTCATTGGTCGTTTCTTGAGATGGTCACTGGCCATCACTGACAGGGAGTCCATCTGCGTGGCCACCAACATATTCATCGATTAC CCGTCCACTGGTCTGGCAATGAAGCCGTACATGGAGCTGATGTCGAGATCGGAGATCTTCACAGTACTGGTAGCCGGGCAGGCCTCTGTGTCGGGATCATTCATCGGGGTTGTCTCATCTTTCGGG GTATCTGTGTCGTACCTGATCCCAGCGTGTGTGATGTCAGCACCAGCCTCCATCGCCATCTCCAAGTTGCTGTACCCAGAGACGCGGGCCATTAACAACAAAGACACATGCGACGTGGGAAGTAAAAA ATACACAAGCGTCTTCGAGGCGGCATCCATCGGGGCAACGTCCTCTATTCACGTATTTGGCAGCATCGTCATTAACCTGTACGTCTTCTATGGCCTTCTCTCCCTCATCAACTCGACACTTGGTTGGTTCGGCGATAGGGTGAACGTCAACGATCTGACATTTGAG TTCATATGCTCTTACATATTCTGGCCGCTGGCCGCCATCATGGGCGCTGACATCCGGGACTGTGGCAATATTGGCAAGTTGGTAGGGTACAAGCTGATGGGGTCTGCTTCACTGGCTTACTATCAACTCTCGACAATGTCGGGCAACAGACGGGTGTTTCAGGACTACATGGACAGTACAAACGGAACGGGCGCATATCGAAACATACAAGACGACCTGTACTTAGATGGTTGGAACAGAACACTGCAATACGGTTACATCACA GAAAAATCCGAGGTTATATCAACATATGCTTTGTGTGGCATGTCCAACTTTGTATCAATCGGGATATCCCTGGCTGTTTTCTACACCATCGTTCCAAAGAAACAGAAGTTTGTTACCAAGAAAATCGTGTTGTCCATGTTCTCAGCAAACCTGGCCTGCTTCATGACGGCGTGCTTCGCAG GTCTCTTGTACTCGGTGTAG
- the LOC137271968 gene encoding beta-1,3-galactosyltransferase 1-like yields the protein MIAINWINDNCLQARYVVKADDDMFVNIFMVVEYVLPTIYKKQRTVVCHYKKRGTSVIVRDPKDKWFVPPDVLPDKTTFPDFCSGYVVIMTVDSIPLLFESSFQAPLISIDDVYMFGILPMFSRKLNYVDGSKNFTLNNKMALEQYKSTKPITYIVANAWQDGSQESYWAAAINRLSLWAKRHANIVVLRNSMGPK from the coding sequence ATGATTGCCATAAATTGGATCAACGACAATTGTTTGCAAGCGCGTTACGTCGTGAAGGCTGATGACGATATGTTCGTGAATATTTTTATGGTTGTTGAATATGTTCTTCCTACGATATACAAAAAGCAGCGGACAGTAGTTTGTCATTACAAGAAGCGAGGGACCAGCGTCATCGTTAGGGACCCAAAAGACAAGTGGTTTGTTCCCCCAGACGTCCTGCCGGATAAAACAACTTTTCCTGATTTCTGTTCCGGCTACGTGGTGATCATGACAGTTGACAGTATTCCATTACTATTTGAATCTTCCTTTCAAGCTCCGTTAATATCCATTGACGATGTGTATATGTTTGGGATTCTTCCCATGTTCTCCAGGAAGTTGAACTATGTGGATGGCTCCAAGAACTTCACACTCAACAATAAGATGGCCCTAGAACAGTACAAGAGCACCAAACCAATCACGTATATAGTGGCCAATGCATGGCAAGATGGCTCCCAAGAGAGTTATTGGGCAGCGGCCATCAACCGACTCTCATTGTGGGCAAAGAGACATGCCAATATAGTCGTACTTCGAAATAGCATGGGACCAAAATAG